The DNA sequence CCTGAGAAGATTTCCATGAAGAGCAGACAGGTTTATGGGGCCTGAAAAACAGGAATTATGGGAATTGAAGCAGCGAGCCTGACGTCTCAGTGAACCCTGGTTTGCGCGTCGACCGCTTATTCGGTTTTAGATCAACTTGTGAAAAAGGACGACACATGACGAAGCTTCAAGGAGTGCTCACGGCCCTGCCGGCACCGCTCAACAGTGAGGGGCGGCTTGTTCTGGAAGTGTTGGAGCGTCACATCGAAGATTCGATCGGTGCGGGCGTAGCCGGGTTTTGGGTCAGTGGTGGGACGGGCTGCTCCATGTACCTCGACTTGCCGCAGCGGAAGCAAGTCCTCAAAGAGACCGTGGCGGCGGTCGGCGGACGTGTACCGGTGTTGGCCCTGGTGTCGGCCATGTCGCTACGAGACGGGATCACCCTGGCCGAGTATGCAGGCCAACTCGGCGTTGCCGGCGTCAGCGCGCTACCCCCCATATTCTATAAGACCACAGTGGCCTGCACGATCGACTATCTATCTGTATTGCGCAAGGCTTCTGGTTTGCCGTCCCAACCGAGGTCGTCGAGTCTGTCTACCCGTGGGAGGACTTTGAACTACTGCACTCGTCCGTCGGGTGGAGAGAGGACGAGTCCAGTCTCTTCGAAGGCCTTTCGTGACTGACGAGCTCCAACGATTTCAAACCGCACTTGAGGCTGTGCCCAAGATTCTGCTCGGCGCCACCGATCCCGTTGGTCCTGAGAACGAACGCTGGCTGCGGTATCTCGGCGAGCACGTATCGGTCGTCGTAGCGGCTTGGGGTGCGGCT is a window from the Gemmatimonadota bacterium genome containing:
- a CDS encoding dihydrodipicolinate synthase family protein, whose translation is MTKLQGVLTALPAPLNSEGRLVLEVLERHIEDSIGAGVAGFWVSGGTGCSMYLDLPQRKQVLKETVAAVGGRVPVLALVSAMSLRDGITLAEYAGQLGVAGVSALPPIFYKTTVACTIDYLSVLRKASGLPSQPRSSSLSTRGRTLNYCTRPSGGERTSPVSSKAFRD